The following are from one region of the Mannheimia granulomatis genome:
- the nrfD gene encoding cytochrome c nitrite reductase subunit NrfD encodes MNEYVPFQTPNLVWDGTIAIYLFLLGISSGAVQLAIAYRNSGVKIEKPSQNWIIRSAAILGTLPTIIGLLLLIFHLTKPWTFWKLMFNYNFTSVMSMGVMLFQLYMAVLVVWIAIMFKDWLACFVNRYLPIFKFLLGWIDFAEAKLLKPIEFILFILAAVLGAYTGFLLSALVSYPMLNNPVLPALFLASGASSGIAATFLMVLIAGKLSGESHEVHFMHKFEVPIMVTELGLIVAFFVGLHFGGADKSLALTNALSGFWGSVFWIGVMLIGIAIPLTANIFGSYRLKHNVKFIILISIFDLIGVLCLRYFILYAGQLTVAS; translated from the coding sequence ATGAATGAATATGTACCTTTCCAAACCCCAAACCTTGTTTGGGATGGCACAATCGCAATTTACTTATTCCTACTCGGTATTTCATCGGGGGCGGTTCAGTTAGCGATTGCTTACCGCAATAGCGGTGTGAAAATTGAAAAGCCAAGCCAGAACTGGATTATCCGTAGTGCAGCAATCTTAGGTACTTTACCGACTATCATCGGCTTGTTATTGCTGATTTTTCACTTAACGAAACCGTGGACATTCTGGAAATTAATGTTCAATTATAACTTTACTTCCGTGATGTCGATGGGGGTAATGTTATTCCAGCTTTATATGGCCGTTCTTGTTGTTTGGATTGCTATTATGTTTAAAGATTGGCTGGCGTGTTTTGTAAACCGCTATCTACCAATATTTAAATTTTTGCTGGGTTGGATTGATTTTGCAGAAGCTAAACTGTTAAAACCGATTGAGTTTATCCTCTTTATATTGGCAGCAGTATTAGGGGCTTATACCGGATTCTTATTATCAGCCTTAGTTAGTTATCCGATGTTAAACAACCCTGTATTACCTGCGTTGTTCTTAGCATCCGGTGCATCATCGGGCATTGCGGCAACTTTCCTTATGGTGTTAATTGCCGGTAAATTATCTGGCGAAAGCCACGAAGTTCACTTTATGCACAAATTTGAAGTGCCGATTATGGTAACCGAATTAGGCTTAATTGTGGCATTCTTCGTGGGATTGCATTTCGGTGGGGCAGATAAATCACTTGCTTTAACAAATGCACTTTCAGGCTTCTGGGGTAGCGTATTCTGGATCGGCGTAATGTTAATTGGTATCGCTATTCCATTAACGGCAAATATTTTTGGTAGCTATCGCTTGAAACATAATGTGAAATTTATTATTTTAATTTCCATTTTTGACTTAATCGGTGTACTCTGTTTACGTTACTTTATCCTTTATGCAGGGCAGCTTACGGTTGCGAGCTAA
- a CDS encoding cytochrome c biogenesis protein, protein METREQLSRENYQQAVRFAQHFAEEARQEFEHEALQRYHFEKAQFEQSQLQKNGQNRPLAKTILISLLAIFVLSSAYYWQSGRYQAVEEGISAHQAFERQSIEHPTESKNDRYIISLQNQLRENPNNGDLWYELGQAYTLNNDFDSALICYDNAEKLLGKRPAVLGAVATARYYDNGQKMTPEIQSIIDQALSLDKTESASLLLLASDSFLNNRYQEALDYWRKVLDGNNESIDRRAVIQSMEMARQMLQGQQRK, encoded by the coding sequence ATGGAAACTCGCGAGCAATTAAGTAGAGAAAATTATCAACAAGCGGTCAGATTTGCCCAACATTTTGCAGAAGAGGCACGTCAAGAATTTGAGCATGAGGCTCTGCAACGCTATCACTTTGAGAAAGCTCAATTTGAGCAGAGCCAGTTGCAAAAAAACGGACAAAATCGACCGCTTGCTAAAACCATATTAATCAGTCTATTGGCGATTTTTGTCCTGTCGTCAGCTTATTATTGGCAGAGTGGGCGTTACCAAGCCGTGGAAGAGGGTATTTCGGCTCACCAAGCATTCGAGCGGCAAAGTATTGAGCATCCGACTGAATCCAAAAACGATCGCTATATTATTAGCCTACAAAATCAGCTTCGAGAAAACCCGAATAATGGCGATCTGTGGTACGAATTAGGGCAAGCCTATACCTTAAACAATGATTTTGATTCGGCATTGATTTGTTATGATAATGCCGAAAAATTGCTCGGTAAACGACCCGCCGTTTTAGGTGCTGTAGCAACTGCTCGTTACTACGACAACGGACAGAAAATGACTCCGGAAATCCAATCGATAATTGACCAAGCCCTCTCGTTAGATAAAACCGAAAGTGCCAGCTTGTTATTATTGGCTTCAGACAGTTTTCTTAATAACCGCTATCAAGAGGCGTTGGATTATTGGCGAAAAGTGTTAGACGGCAATAATGAATCCATAGACCGCCGAGCGGTAATCCAAAGTATGGAAATGGCTCGCCAAATGTTGCAAGGGCAGCAGAGAAAGTAA
- the mlaE gene encoding lipid asymmetry maintenance ABC transporter permease subunit MlaE, whose protein sequence is MVKFISSIGAFVINFIRTFGRSTFMLWGALVGKPEFRKHTPLLIKQLYVLGVQSLLIIMLSGLFIGMVLGLQGYVVLVDFAAESSLGTLVSLSLLRELGPVVTALLFAGRAGSALTAEIGLMKATEQLSSLEMMAVDPLRRIIAPRFWAGVISMPILAVIFTAIGIWGGSLVGVDWKGVDGGSFWSVMQNSVTATDLINGFIKSLIFAFAVVWIALFNGYDCLPTSEGISQATTRTVVNASLVILGLDFILTAIMFGG, encoded by the coding sequence ATGGTTAAGTTTATTAGCTCAATTGGGGCTTTTGTGATTAACTTTATCCGCACATTTGGGCGTTCTACCTTTATGTTATGGGGAGCGTTAGTCGGTAAGCCGGAATTTCGTAAACATACGCCGTTATTGATTAAACAGCTTTATGTTTTAGGTGTACAATCCTTACTGATTATTATGCTCTCAGGCTTGTTTATCGGCATGGTATTAGGCTTGCAAGGCTATGTGGTATTGGTTGATTTTGCAGCAGAAAGCAGTTTAGGTACTTTGGTTTCCCTTTCGCTTTTACGTGAATTAGGGCCTGTGGTAACAGCATTATTATTTGCCGGACGGGCAGGTTCGGCATTAACGGCTGAAATCGGTTTGATGAAAGCAACAGAGCAGCTTTCCAGCCTTGAAATGATGGCAGTTGATCCATTAAGACGAATTATTGCACCGCGTTTTTGGGCGGGGGTAATTTCAATGCCGATTTTAGCGGTAATTTTTACTGCAATCGGGATTTGGGGCGGTTCTCTTGTTGGGGTTGACTGGAAAGGAGTCGATGGTGGAAGTTTTTGGTCTGTGATGCAAAATTCAGTGACTGCCACCGATCTGATCAACGGTTTTATTAAAAGCCTGATTTTTGCTTTTGCAGTCGTTTGGATTGCGCTTTTCAACGGTTATGATTGTCTCCCGACTTCAGAGGGGATAAGCCAAGCAACTACTAGGACGGTAGTTAATGCTTCATTAGTGATTTTAGGATTAGATTTTATTTTAACTGCCATTATGTTTGGTGGTTGA
- a CDS encoding BolA family protein, translating into MNPSQIEEILKQAFPDAAEIHAQGENAHFGVIVVSDSIAALSRVKQQQAVYAPLAEHFTTNAIHALTIKVFSVEKWKTERLLNMVG; encoded by the coding sequence ATGAATCCATCACAAATTGAAGAAATTTTAAAACAGGCCTTTCCTGATGCAGCAGAAATACACGCACAAGGTGAAAATGCACATTTTGGTGTAATTGTAGTAAGTGACAGTATTGCGGCACTTTCAAGAGTCAAACAACAACAAGCCGTTTATGCACCTTTAGCAGAGCATTTCACCACAAATGCTATTCATGCTTTAACTATTAAAGTATTCAGCGTAGAAAAATGGAAAACTGAGCGCTTACTGAATATGGTGGGCTGA
- the nrfF gene encoding heme lyase NrfEFG subunit NrfF, whose protein sequence is MKSSLIRYLQKIWLILPLVSGAMLFIPQAQAQMVDTFEFKNESDRVRAVALARSLRCLQCQNQNLVESNATAAYNLRIEVYEMVNQGKSNEEIIRIMTERFGSFVNYDPPLTGQTWLLWGLPLGLISLLFMAVLWRTRRK, encoded by the coding sequence ATGAAAAGTAGCCTAATACGATATTTGCAAAAAATTTGGCTAATTCTACCGCTTGTATCGGGGGCGATGTTGTTTATTCCTCAAGCTCAAGCCCAAATGGTGGATACTTTTGAATTCAAAAATGAGTCAGACCGTGTGCGAGCAGTTGCTCTCGCTCGCTCGTTACGCTGCTTACAGTGCCAAAATCAGAATTTGGTGGAATCTAATGCTACTGCTGCTTATAACTTGAGAATCGAAGTGTATGAAATGGTTAATCAGGGCAAAAGCAATGAGGAAATTATCCGCATTATGACCGAACGTTTCGGCAGTTTTGTGAATTACGATCCGCCACTCACCGGCCAAACATGGCTACTTTGGGGATTACCCTTAGGGCTAATTAGCCTGTTATTTATGGCGGTTTTGTGGCGAACCAGACGAAAATAG
- a CDS encoding Do family serine endopeptidase encodes MNRTMKKSFLTALILGSTIAAMPIAAQATLPTEVNGQALPSLAPMLEKVRPAVVSIAVEGKTKGESRYTRDIPEEFEFFFGPNADMFGDRSGPRNFRGMGSGAVINAEKGYIITNNHVINNADKITVKLEDGREFKAKLVGSDPLSDVALIQVENPKNLTEIKFADSDTLRVGDFTVAIGNPFGLGQTVTSGIVSALGRSTGQSDEGYENYIQTDAAVNQGNSGGPLINLNGELIGINTAIISPSGGNAGIAFAIPSNMANSLVTQIIEFGEVKRGMLGIRGGELNADLAKEFNISTQQGAFVSEVLPDSAAAKTGFKAGDVITEINGQKVRSFSELRAKIATSGVGKEIELTYLRDGKEAKAKVTLQSNSEAKVTASNLLPALKGADFNNYNAKGMKGVEISNVEKGSIAEMRSLKKGDIIIGVNRHSVENIADLRKILEAKPSVIALNIVRDGVNFYVILQ; translated from the coding sequence ATGAATAGAACAATGAAGAAATCATTTTTAACTGCATTAATTTTAGGCTCAACAATCGCTGCAATGCCGATTGCCGCACAAGCGACCTTACCGACAGAAGTAAACGGTCAAGCATTACCAAGCCTTGCTCCAATGCTGGAAAAAGTTCGACCTGCAGTAGTGAGTATTGCTGTTGAAGGTAAAACAAAAGGCGAATCTCGCTATACTCGCGACATTCCTGAAGAGTTTGAATTCTTCTTTGGTCCGAATGCCGATATGTTTGGAGATCGCTCCGGCCCTCGCAACTTCCGCGGAATGGGTTCCGGTGCAGTTATTAATGCAGAAAAAGGCTATATTATCACTAACAATCACGTTATTAACAATGCAGATAAAATTACCGTAAAGCTGGAAGACGGACGTGAGTTTAAAGCAAAATTAGTAGGCAGCGACCCGCTTTCAGATGTCGCATTAATTCAAGTTGAAAACCCTAAGAACCTTACCGAAATTAAATTTGCTGATTCAGATACACTCCGTGTAGGCGACTTTACTGTGGCAATCGGAAATCCTTTTGGTTTAGGGCAAACTGTAACATCAGGCATTGTATCCGCACTTGGTCGTTCCACCGGACAATCGGACGAAGGTTATGAAAACTACATCCAAACCGATGCCGCGGTAAACCAAGGTAACTCAGGTGGTCCGTTAATTAACTTAAACGGCGAATTAATTGGTATTAACACTGCCATTATTTCTCCAAGTGGCGGAAATGCAGGTATTGCCTTTGCTATTCCAAGCAATATGGCAAACAGCCTTGTCACTCAAATTATCGAATTTGGCGAAGTTAAACGCGGAATGCTGGGTATTAGAGGAGGCGAATTAAATGCAGATCTCGCTAAAGAGTTTAATATTTCCACCCAACAAGGTGCTTTCGTTAGCGAAGTATTACCGGATTCCGCTGCTGCAAAAACCGGCTTTAAAGCAGGTGATGTAATTACTGAAATCAATGGTCAAAAAGTCCGTAGCTTCAGTGAGTTGAGAGCTAAAATAGCAACCTCAGGCGTTGGAAAAGAGATTGAATTAACTTACTTACGTGACGGCAAAGAAGCAAAAGCTAAAGTAACATTGCAATCCAATTCTGAAGCAAAAGTAACTGCCTCAAACCTACTTCCGGCTTTAAAAGGGGCTGACTTTAATAACTATAACGCCAAAGGCATGAAAGGAGTTGAAATTTCTAACGTAGAAAAAGGCTCGATTGCTGAAATGCGAAGCCTCAAAAAAGGTGATATTATCATCGGCGTAAACCGCCATTCAGTTGAAAATATTGCTGATTTACGCAAAATTTTAGAAGCAAAACCATCAGTAATCGCACTCAATATTGTGCGTGATGGAGTAAATTTCTATGTGATTCTGCAATAA
- a CDS encoding redoxin family protein has translation MKKTLLLIPLFLLIALVGFLTVPLMNKDAIAPTEDWQGRPFPEFVGKNLLDSNAHLNSNSLPKEPYILNVWASWCTWCIKEFPILLELKQKGVPIVGLTYSDRPNDAIKALENWGNPFSLVIDDYEKGFLIQTLKVSSAPSSYLIDRHGVVRYQQKGYNADFAQDFLPKLEALRNEK, from the coding sequence ATGAAAAAAACGCTGTTGTTAATTCCGCTTTTTCTGCTGATTGCACTTGTCGGTTTTCTTACCGTACCACTTATGAATAAAGATGCTATCGCTCCGACTGAAGATTGGCAAGGCAGGCCTTTTCCGGAATTTGTGGGCAAGAACTTACTTGATAGTAATGCCCATTTAAATAGCAACTCATTGCCTAAAGAGCCTTATATTCTCAATGTTTGGGCGAGTTGGTGTACGTGGTGTATTAAGGAATTTCCAATTTTATTGGAACTAAAACAAAAGGGCGTACCGATTGTAGGCCTGACTTATAGCGATCGTCCTAATGATGCGATTAAAGCATTGGAAAATTGGGGCAACCCGTTTAGTTTGGTTATTGATGATTATGAAAAAGGCTTTTTGATTCAAACGCTGAAAGTCTCTTCCGCACCTTCCAGCTATTTGATTGATCGCCACGGCGTTGTGCGTTATCAGCAAAAGGGCTACAACGCGGATTTTGCTCAAGATTTTCTACCGAAATTAGAGGCTTTGAGAAATGAAAAGTAG
- the mlaF gene encoding phospholipid ABC transporter ATP-binding protein MlaF encodes MYKTENLVEVKNLTFKRGERIIYDNLNLQVQKGKVTAIMGPSGIGKTTLLRLIGGQILPESGEILFDGRDVCTANNKELYEIRKRMGMLFQSGALFTDMSTFDNVAFPIREHTRLPEEIIRKLVLLKLEAVGLRGAANLMPSELSGGMARRAALARAIALDPDLIMYDEPFTGQDPISMGVIVELIKELNQALNLTSIVVSHDVKEVLSIADYAYIVADKRVIAEGTAEMLLASEDPQVVQFLSGKSDGPVRFHYPAKDYTEELFNG; translated from the coding sequence ATGTATAAAACGGAAAATTTGGTTGAAGTAAAGAATCTGACCTTTAAACGAGGGGAGAGAATCATTTATGACAACCTAAATCTGCAAGTGCAGAAGGGTAAGGTCACTGCAATCATGGGGCCTTCCGGCATTGGTAAAACCACCTTGCTACGTTTAATCGGCGGGCAGATTTTACCGGAATCCGGTGAAATATTATTTGATGGAAGAGATGTTTGTACAGCCAATAACAAAGAGCTTTATGAAATCCGTAAACGTATGGGAATGTTGTTCCAATCTGGTGCGTTATTTACTGATATGTCAACTTTCGATAATGTCGCGTTCCCGATTCGTGAGCATACCCGTTTGCCTGAAGAAATCATTCGAAAATTAGTTTTGCTGAAATTAGAAGCGGTTGGGCTTCGTGGAGCGGCTAATTTAATGCCGTCTGAATTATCGGGCGGTATGGCTCGCCGTGCGGCTCTTGCTCGTGCGATCGCATTAGATCCTGATTTGATTATGTATGATGAGCCGTTTACCGGACAAGATCCTATCAGTATGGGCGTAATTGTTGAGTTAATTAAAGAGCTGAATCAGGCGTTAAATTTAACCTCAATTGTGGTTTCACACGATGTAAAAGAGGTGCTAAGCATTGCCGATTATGCTTATATTGTGGCAGATAAGCGTGTGATTGCAGAAGGCACGGCAGAGATGTTATTGGCAAGTGAAGATCCGCAAGTGGTACAGTTTTTGAGTGGTAAATCAGATGGACCGGTAAGGTTCCATTATCCGGCAAAAGATTATACAGAGGAGCTATTTAATGGTTAA
- the nrfC gene encoding cytochrome c nitrite reductase Fe-S protein, with protein sequence MTCTRRDFVSGAGAIAVVASTGLATSITLATEKEQKKIRYAMVHDETSCIGCTACMDACRTTNNVPAGVSRLEIIRSEPFGEFPNVQYEFFRQSCQHCTNAPCVSVCPTGASFVDPQTGIVDVHADLCVGCQYCIAVCPYRVRFIHPEKKSADKCNFCRDTNLAEGKQPACVEACPTKALTFGDMNDPTSDIFHKVRNNPVYRTKTSLGTEPNLYHIPFGKGEHR encoded by the coding sequence TGCTATCGCAGTTGTGGCAAGTACAGGCCTTGCCACTTCTATAACTCTTGCTACTGAGAAAGAACAAAAGAAAATTCGCTATGCGATGGTACACGATGAAACATCTTGTATCGGCTGCACTGCTTGTATGGATGCATGCCGTACAACCAATAATGTACCGGCAGGTGTATCTCGCTTAGAAATTATCCGTAGTGAACCTTTTGGTGAATTTCCTAATGTACAATATGAGTTTTTCCGTCAATCTTGCCAACATTGCACTAATGCACCTTGTGTGAGTGTTTGCCCGACGGGAGCCTCATTTGTCGATCCACAAACCGGTATTGTCGATGTTCACGCAGATTTGTGTGTCGGTTGCCAATACTGTATTGCGGTTTGTCCATATCGTGTACGTTTTATTCATCCGGAGAAAAAATCCGCAGACAAATGTAACTTCTGTCGTGATACAAACTTGGCCGAAGGCAAACAACCGGCTTGTGTTGAGGCTTGCCCGACCAAGGCATTAACCTTTGGTGATATGAACGATCCTACAAGTGATATTTTCCATAAAGTGAGAAACAATCCGGTTTATCGCACGAAAACATCACTAGGCACAGAGCCGAACTTGTATCACATTCCATTTGGTAAAGGAGAACATAGATAA
- the mlaC gene encoding phospholipid-binding protein MlaC, which yields MLKSIKKIIVTGLVAVSALFSTTAFAETSPYVLMQQTADKLFGDIKASQSKIKANPEYLRTIVRNDLMPHVHVKYAGQLVLGKNLASATDAQKEAFFTAFGQFVEQSYAQVLTQYQDQNVQIESPKSVDGKSIVSIRVNVLANGAAQPIKLDFKWRKNSKTGEWQAYDMAAEGVSMVATKQNEWAGVIRQKGIDALTAQVAQSAKQPITLK from the coding sequence ATGTTAAAAAGCATTAAAAAAATTATCGTAACTGGTTTAGTGGCAGTTTCTGCGTTATTTTCAACTACAGCATTTGCAGAAACCAGTCCTTATGTATTAATGCAGCAAACTGCAGATAAATTATTTGGCGATATCAAAGCAAGTCAAAGTAAGATTAAAGCAAATCCTGAATATTTACGTACTATTGTACGTAATGATTTAATGCCGCATGTTCACGTAAAATATGCAGGGCAGTTAGTGCTAGGTAAAAATTTAGCTTCAGCCACTGATGCACAAAAAGAAGCATTTTTTACTGCTTTTGGTCAGTTTGTTGAGCAATCTTATGCGCAAGTATTAACGCAATATCAAGATCAAAATGTACAAATTGAAAGCCCGAAATCAGTTGATGGCAAATCTATCGTGAGTATTCGTGTAAATGTATTGGCAAACGGTGCAGCCCAGCCGATTAAATTAGATTTTAAATGGCGTAAAAACAGTAAAACAGGTGAATGGCAAGCCTACGATATGGCAGCTGAAGGTGTGAGTATGGTTGCAACCAAACAAAATGAATGGGCGGGTGTGATTCGTCAAAAAGGGATTGATGCTTTAACTGCACAAGTAGCGCAATCAGCAAAACAACCGATTACATTAAAATAA
- the mlaD gene encoding outer membrane lipid asymmetry maintenance protein MlaD, whose amino-acid sequence MRQSIKYEFWVGLFVLLGLAALVFLGLRVANVQGFSSEKTYTLYATFDNIGGLKVRAPIKVGGVVVGRVSDISLDEKTYTPKVALAVNQSFNQIPDTSSLSIKTSGLLGEQYVALNVGFVMEGETAMMKEGDTFVDTNSAMVLEDLIGQFLYGDKKSDKTGDEKANGSAEPKAE is encoded by the coding sequence ATGCGTCAATCAATTAAATATGAATTTTGGGTAGGTTTATTTGTATTACTCGGTTTAGCTGCACTCGTTTTTTTAGGTCTGAGAGTAGCAAATGTGCAGGGCTTTTCCAGTGAGAAAACTTACACCCTTTATGCAACTTTTGATAATATTGGTGGACTAAAAGTGCGTGCTCCTATTAAAGTAGGTGGGGTTGTAGTGGGGCGTGTATCTGATATTTCTCTTGATGAAAAAACTTATACTCCTAAAGTTGCTTTAGCAGTGAACCAAAGTTTTAACCAAATTCCGGATACAAGCTCACTTTCAATTAAAACCTCCGGTTTATTAGGTGAACAGTACGTTGCGTTAAATGTCGGCTTTGTGATGGAAGGCGAAACCGCAATGATGAAAGAAGGTGATACTTTTGTTGATACCAATTCGGCAATGGTATTAGAAGATTTGATCGGCCAGTTCTTATATGGTGATAAAAAGTCAGATAAAACTGGAGATGAAAAAGCGAATGGCTCTGCAGAACCTAAAGCAGAGTAA
- the nrfE gene encoding heme lyase NrfEFG subunit NrfE, giving the protein MLPELGYFSLLMAALTAIFQVSFSLWGEIRKQYHWLALAPLFTYLQATFTTLAFSVLVYAFLTDDFSVTYVASHSNSQLPDFFKFAATWGGHEGSMLFWLAALVIWSAVFCKFSQKIDRLFANRALTMLGVIALGFLLFILLVSNPFERAFPVPPEGRDLNPMLQDIGLIFHPPLLYLGYVGFAVSFAMMVSALFCGGMDAAIMRWIRPWTMISWGFLTAGIILGAWWAYYELGWGGWWFWDPVENASLMPWLLGTALVHSLIVSQQRGIFYYWTILLAIFAFALSLLGTFIVRSGILTSVHAFAVDPDRGMALLVLFFSLSFIALALFAFKVNLWQGKVRFNLFSKETAFLMINGLLSVATSVVLLGTFYPMIFTVMNWGSISVGAPYFNNVFAPLTLLLMMVMGLAVVLRWKQIPIKQILVKLWLFPVAIGLALVLIYHTISQRPHFELALLPVVFVSLAIWIILTHLPYLQFMFKIRPLAMRLAHIGFAVCVIGAMMNSYYGDEVGVRLKPNEQAELAGFTFKYESYNDLIGPNYTAEQAVFSISRAGENLATVAPERRYYDVRTMTMAEVGLYHHYLDDIYIVMGDKFGNLEYAFRLHYKPYVQALWLGGIIMIIASLLALLGYRREYKK; this is encoded by the coding sequence ATGCTACCGGAACTGGGCTATTTTTCACTTTTAATGGCTGCACTCACAGCTATTTTCCAAGTCAGTTTTTCTTTATGGGGAGAGATACGCAAGCAATATCATTGGCTGGCGTTGGCACCTCTTTTTACCTATTTACAAGCTACTTTCACCACACTTGCTTTTTCTGTTTTGGTCTATGCATTTTTAACTGACGACTTTTCAGTTACCTATGTCGCTTCCCATTCTAACAGCCAATTGCCTGATTTCTTTAAGTTCGCAGCAACTTGGGGCGGGCATGAAGGCTCAATGCTGTTTTGGTTAGCTGCTCTGGTTATTTGGTCGGCAGTCTTTTGCAAATTTTCTCAAAAAATTGACCGCTTGTTTGCTAATCGAGCCTTAACGATGCTAGGTGTAATCGCACTTGGCTTTTTGCTTTTTATTTTACTGGTTTCTAACCCTTTTGAGCGTGCTTTTCCTGTGCCACCGGAAGGGCGAGATCTTAATCCGATGTTGCAAGATATCGGCTTAATTTTCCACCCGCCACTGCTTTATTTAGGCTATGTTGGTTTTGCGGTAAGCTTTGCAATGATGGTATCAGCTTTATTTTGCGGTGGAATGGATGCTGCCATTATGCGTTGGATTCGCCCGTGGACAATGATCTCGTGGGGATTTCTTACCGCAGGCATTATTTTAGGCGCTTGGTGGGCGTATTATGAACTTGGCTGGGGCGGCTGGTGGTTTTGGGATCCGGTGGAAAACGCCTCACTAATGCCTTGGCTACTGGGCACTGCATTAGTGCATAGTTTGATCGTGAGCCAGCAGCGGGGGATCTTTTATTATTGGACGATCTTGCTCGCCATTTTTGCTTTTGCTTTAAGTTTGCTCGGCACTTTTATTGTGCGTTCGGGCATTTTAACCTCGGTTCACGCCTTTGCGGTTGATCCCGATCGTGGTATGGCATTATTGGTGCTATTCTTCAGTTTAAGTTTTATTGCATTAGCATTATTCGCCTTTAAGGTGAATTTATGGCAAGGCAAGGTTCGGTTTAATTTGTTCTCAAAAGAAACCGCATTTTTGATGATCAACGGTTTATTAAGTGTTGCAACCTCAGTGGTTTTGCTCGGCACATTCTACCCGATGATTTTCACCGTGATGAACTGGGGTAGTATTTCAGTGGGTGCGCCGTATTTTAATAATGTGTTTGCCCCACTCACATTGTTGTTGATGATGGTAATGGGGCTGGCGGTAGTGCTGCGTTGGAAGCAGATCCCTATCAAACAGATTTTAGTGAAATTATGGCTGTTCCCGGTGGCGATTGGCTTAGCGTTAGTCTTGATTTATCACACGATTTCCCAACGTCCGCATTTTGAGTTGGCGTTGCTGCCGGTGGTGTTTGTCAGCCTTGCAATTTGGATTATTTTAACTCATCTTCCGTATTTGCAATTTATGTTTAAAATCAGACCGCTTGCAATGCGTTTGGCACATATTGGCTTTGCTGTGTGTGTGATTGGCGCGATGATGAATAGCTATTATGGCGATGAAGTGGGCGTACGCTTAAAACCGAACGAACAGGCTGAACTTGCTGGCTTCACCTTTAAATATGAAAGCTACAATGATTTAATCGGGCCGAATTATACGGCGGAACAAGCCGTTTTTTCCATTAGCAGAGCGGGTGAAAACCTTGCGACTGTTGCTCCTGAAAGGCGTTATTATGATGTTCGTACGATGACTATGGCAGAAGTCGGACTATATCATCACTACTTAGACGATATTTACATTGTGATGGGTGATAAATTCGGTAATTTGGAATACGCCTTCCGTCTGCACTACAAACCTTATGTGCAAGCCTTGTGGTTGGGAGGGATTATTATGATTATTGCTTCATTATTAGCATTATTGGGTTACCGTAGAGAATATAAAAAATGA
- a CDS encoding STAS domain-containing protein: MPQKTLQWDIQQNNESLFVRLSGELTRNTLLPLWKQRASFLSPKANQHLYWDLKEITRVDSAGFTLLAELLNHYHKIIPNSLINIPDSVKTLADLYDLDGWFEQFII; this comes from the coding sequence ATGCCTCAAAAAACATTACAATGGGACATTCAGCAAAACAATGAAAGTTTATTTGTGAGGTTGTCGGGCGAATTAACTCGTAACACGTTGCTTCCGTTATGGAAGCAACGTGCTTCTTTTTTATCACCAAAAGCGAATCAACATTTATATTGGGATTTAAAAGAGATTACTCGAGTGGATTCTGCCGGCTTCACTTTGCTTGCTGAATTATTAAACCATTATCATAAAATCATCCCAAACAGTTTGATTAATATCCCAGATTCTGTAAAAACATTAGCAGATTTATATGACTTAGACGGTTGGTTTGAGCAGTTTATTATTTAA